GTATTTTAATAGGGAGAAAAGTGTGATTTTGCTGGTTTTGGGGTAATTATGTTTGTGCCCTTGTGGGTAAAGTGTTTTTTGTGAGTTATGGCGCATGATGGAGTCGATTCTGCTAAATTTAAGTAAGAATGATAAAGTCCCGTAGTTGAACGGAGGGTTGCCTCTTCTGGATAATttattcgttttcttttaaattttttacgcATTCCCATGCTGTATCATTCAGCATTCTGTTCTAATCACCACTCATTTCGAAtatcctcttttccgcacttgtatcgtaatgtactattttgtacaTTGCTGATTCAGTGTCCCAGATTCCCGAGTTTgtctttttatttcaagtctGCATTGGCGTCTATTGAAACTTTCAAATTACGTCTTCTTTTCAGCTTAGGCAAATTGCTTTCTTGAGTTTCTTGTATATCCTGGTGCACTTTTCTGTCTGCAAGTTGcatttgggacattttttttaaagttgtccaccccactttttttttgatttggaaatgttcatgtggtttccactcagaatcgcgagctctttcggttataataggagaaaaaaattgtcccaaggttttcttcccattccgttaccattttttcgtacattttgtatggcggtaacggaatggaaggttcgaaaaactgtatggaaatcttgggacatttttttttctcctatcaggatcgaaataGCTCGCGATTTTTAGTATTAAtcttgtaaaaaatacccatgttccAATCGTCGTTTCTTTCTCTCCCCTAGCGAtaggggggaaacttggccctacccactaaacccattCCGGCGGTTTATAAATCCTTtttgccgttcgtgagggcgcgctgggatcgGTGTATGTTATTCACCACGGCGCCCGGAATTACCTGGGCTTACGGCCATGGCACCCGCATTCCTCGACATCCCGACACCCGGGACATCCCGGAGGAAAAAAGGGGGTATTGCCCGGCCTCTGAGGGGGGCCGGGTCTTTGATCCTTACATGGATTTCTTGTGATgatagtcagtcagtcagtttgaATTGGTGTGGAATTGCTGAATTTCAATATGATTTGTTAGTCAGTCAGTGGTCGAGTGATGAGAACGGGTGTCAGTTtagatttgcttgtatcttttttagggttccgtagtcaactaggaacccttatagtttcgccatgtctgtctgtccgtccgtccgtccgtccgtccgtccgtccgtccgtccgtccgcggataatctcagtaaccgttagcactagaaagctgaaatttggtaccaatatgtacatcagtAGTGTAATATTGGTGCACCTGGATCAAAGAAGATCCAGGTGCCACCAATATTACACATTAGAATACTAATTTGAATCGATCGATCATTCAAATACTCATTTTGCATCCATTCAAGATGTCACGTATTCAAGTAGTGAGGTATTATAATGCTAGTAGGTACATCTAGCTACCACcaatattacatattataataggtactaattcGAATCGATCGATCATTAAAAAATTTTTCGTTCACTTAAGAAGTCTCATATTCAAGAAGTGAGGTAGCAGAATACTTGTAGATTACGTAAATGTAActgcaataaatattacacgttcgaaTACTTTTCAAAGCAATCCAAGAAATCATCATTCAAATATTAATTTCGTCTCCATTCAAGAAGTCATGTATTCAATGGAACTAGCGAGATAGGAGAATGCTTGTACTAGGTACATCTAGTTGACTCGTTTTACCTACCTATTCAAATATGTGCTAATTTTACATCAATTAAGGAAGTCATGTATTTAAGAGGGGGATATTTAGaatattagtaggtaattaaCACGGTATAACTATAATCGAGTTTTTGTATACATTGAGGTATGTAATCTGAAATCTCTAAATAGAAATGTCTACCCGATATGAGTAATGATTTTGATTTCGTACTGATGAGTTAGGTACTGTTCTCTTaataagatattattttatagttttatgtacctactctagGTAATTAACATTGAGGTAAAAGTTGGATATAGTTAAATGAAATTAcgtgtacttttataatgtttattaacttAAGAACTATGTTCATATTACACAATCACATTAAATTGTACCCTTATTCGATGGTGTACCCATGTGGCGTATCTGAGGACAAACCTTCGTCTATCTTGTCAATTACTCTACGCGTTAATTCGTAAACTTGGTCTAATAACGTATTTTTCACTACATATTGGGCACACAGCTCGGCATTACATTTACATATATGTTCAAAGTTCTCATTCAATTTGTTACTGTCGTAAATTTCTATTTTGATGACTTTTGTACCTCCATTCCGATGTGGTTTTTTGATAAACGAGTAAACGGGTGTTGCCTTCCTCTTGACCCCCAAGGACAGACGTCTCACCCCTGACTCCCGTTCACTCTGACTTTGAGTTTGGGATGATGCCAAAGGAACGAAGTTGAATAGGTGTTCTGATGTAtcctgtaattaataattaagttattagtttaatgttaactacgagtattaacttttaattaaatgaaaacttgaaataagttacattaataataaaatattttattgcacacaaaaaaaaaaaacataagttaCAGAGAAATCCGATGAAATTAACGAAGTAGGTGACTACAGGTGGACTTAGCGCTAAGCAGACACATAcattaaaaattgtatttacttaattattattttatatcaattacGTATGAGTAATGTAACCattataatttgaaattattttataataataatacaaacactcactctaaaaaaaatacttaccgaCATATTTTCCGTAGAACTAATCGCGTTGAATATATaagagtaaataatattttcacttaTTTTCGGGGTTTATATCTGAAATTATTGTGTTATTAGAGTTCAAAAtcaaacgtttaaaaaaaatgacatcACATTGTATTGAGATACGATTGGATTTACGATGTTAGCAATAATGCActaaagcaaataaaatatactagCTCCGATCGCGACATTGTCTGTTTTTTCTAAGATTAAAACCATAAAATGaatttaatgaataaaaaaaatatatggtaAGTACCTTCAcgtatttgttttatattatacacGGTGATCTGATTTTGCTGCGTTGTGGGATTTGCAATCGATGATTGTTTCCACCGACTAAGTGCTGAGTTGCGTTTTTCAATCACGTTGACAAATTTCATATAGGTATTGCGTTAGCTCCACGTGAATTTTCACTACTTAAGCTCCTCAGATCGATCCTCTTGATTCATTCCGCTACACAGGAAGCAAGGAAAACCCACTGTTCTCTCTACTGAAGCTACaaggacatcatcatcatacaatGTAAGTGTGaataaatgtatattgtaaTGTTGCTTATATAATTTTGACGACTTATCTGACCTACTGGTTAGTGACTAGCTACTAAGCCAGGGGCTTCTGGGTCGAATCTCAGTAAgggtttgtgtgatgaacacatatatttgttcccgagtcatggttgttttctatgtgttATTATGCGAGTACTCGCAACGCAAACTTACTGTAGGACttagtaagaatatcctatattatttatttatttatattcgcaAAGTAACAAActcgtaaaaataattaatcattattcaaataaaacaacgttAGAGTAATGgagaattataattataaatgaattattttaatagcacattatttattttatttccaggtCAAAACCCTCGTCCCACGCTGAAGATTTATATCTCTCATCCTCCACGGAGGAAGATTCGTCGgcaccgccgccgccaccgccgaaGGTTGACGTGATCGACAAAAGAAAAAATCCAAGCCGCCGACATCGACGAGCTCGAGCAAGAGGTAGgtgtatacataaatattagatagttgTGTGTTCTCAAAACCATAAAATAGCCTTTACGTAGTATTCTAACGcagattataaattaataatattttaatagtaacttatttttatttccaggTCAAAACGTTCGTCCCATACCGATTCGTATCTCTCATCCTCCACTGAGGAAGATTTGCCAGCACCGCCACCGCTACCACCGAAGGCTGACGCGgtcgaaaaaagaaaaaatccaagCCATCGACATCGTCAGCAAGCTCGAGCAAGAGGGTCAGAATAGCTCCTGTGAAGCCGCGGCACGGCACTGCAGCGGAACTATTCGGTGCCGATAGCGATGACGAGGGATTAGAAGCGAACCAACCTGCAGGGGAGGGTAAATTATTATCGTACATTTCACGACGACTTGCGAACGGTTTTGCTCGTCAGACAAATCCTGATAAAAAGGGCACCCACTTTGTTGAGGTCAAAGTGTATAAATGCGATGATATTGAAAAGGTGACACCAGTAAATCGATGGCGTCATGCtgtagtaaatattaaaaaccgAACCGATGATAATACTGAAGCTTGGAGACACTTGGCTAATTTTATTCACGCAACGCGAAAGGAATACCGAACATGTGCGCCGTCATTTGTTAGCAATTATTATTGATCAATTTAAGCCCTCGTATATATCTCTTATTACCACACTTATTAGTGCATCTGTAATAAAATACGaggattataaataaatgactaataAATAACGAGCTGATATTTGTGGTATTCCTTTTACGTTCTGTGAATAATTTTAACTAAATGTTCAAACGTGTTAGAgtgaatttatttctttttcgtACATAGAATTAttcctttttgtaaaatatgggACCAATTGCATAGATTGAACTATGCGTGGATCCAACTATCCTGAACACAACGTAAAAGTAATAGCACAGATGTGAGCCCTCATTTATTTGTTGACATctattaataatgttttttacCCATATTCATTTTGAATTACATTACCTATGTTATGAAATGgaatataagtattatataatacatactttaattaattataaatgtatatctATTGTAGTACTAATTTGGAATAAAATGATATCTATAAAGTGTGTTATTTTGTTTACAGTGGGATCACGTAACCGTCCGTTATCCAGAactattttaatgaaatgtgaCAAATGTCAAATTAAATTGCCTAAGAATGAATACAATGCCCATTTGAGAACTAATTTACATAAATCGAATTGCATATTGAAAACTGATTTGAATAATATTGAAATTATAGCAACAGCCTTTAAAAACAGAATAGTCACCTATCGTCTGAATGCAACACAAAATGAATACGTAACTCCTGAGACGTTTTTGTGTGATATCAAAAGTAACATTATGAAAGTTGTAGAAATGTCATTACGGGAACATAAaagtatcaaaataaactatgagCTTTTCGTTTACTTTACATTACCTCATTCAGGCAAACAACAGTTAAAGTCATTCAATACAAAATATGATGTTATTTAtgaaaacacaaatatcaatGAACTGTTTGAAAATACGAttgaacatttaaaaaataaagttatagaATTTGAGCACCGTGAATCAGGCTGGTCTTTTGTCGCAATAAGTCATTTAGAAGTTAACGTAAACAAGTATTGTCCGATGCGAGGAGGTACTTACATACCTTTACCCCCAAGTGTCAAAAATACTAAAAGCTGCATTAATATTCAAAACAACGATAATTGTTGCTTTTTATGGAGTATACTGGCTGGTCTATATCCTGCAAAGAATAATGTGTGTCGAACTAAATCATACCCGCACTATTCAGATGTTTTAAATATCGATGGAATGTCATTCCCATTATCAGTCAGCGATATACagttatttgaaaaaaataacccTGATATAAGCATTTGTATATATGGATTGGATAATAAGTATGCAGTAACAGGTCCTCTATATAGATCCAAATCaaagaaaaataatcattttaatcTATTATATATTGAAGTCGTTGGTAAAGGACATTACTGTTTAATTAAAGACCTGGTACGATTAGTTAGAAGACAAGTAACTTTACATAGAGGCCACATGCATTTCTGTGACTCATGTTTGCAATTTTTTAAAAgcgataataaatttaaaacacaccattgttccgaaattgtaacAGTTTTACCTAATGAAAATACTGTCATTCAATTTAAGAACTTCGAACGTAAAcaaaaaatcaattttattatatacgctgattttgaaagtatgttaattaattgtaattcaGACAGTAGTAAAAATACGCAAAACCTAAAAAGCATGTcccgacatgtttcggttaTTACATATGCTGCTCGCACGATGCAAGTTTGAATAAATATGTTTCTTACAGAGGTGAAGATTGTGTAAAAGTTTTTGTTGAATGGTTAATAAACGATATTCATGAAATTCACAacatactaattaaaaataatcctatGAATCCATTAACATATAAAGAAAAGTGTAATTATGAGAATGCTACACACTGTCATATTTGTAAGCAGTTTTTATTTGGTGACAAAGTCCGTGATCACGATCACATTACATCAGAGTACAGAGGTGCAGCTCATTCACTTTGCAATTTGAAATACAGAATCTGTTCCTTTATACCAGTTGTCTTACATAATTTGACGGGGTATgatagtcatttatttatagaagaACTTGCAAAGTACCCCGGGTCTATCAAAATAATGCCACAGTCCAAGGAAAAATATTCAAGCATAACAAAAACTATATATTCTACTAACAAATCGAGCGCCAAACcaattgaaataaagtttatcgaTTCTTTTCAATTTCTTAGTTCCAGTTTATTTGAGTTAACCAAAAGTTTGAATAAAGAGGATTTTGTTAACTTGTCTAAAGAATTTACTGATACCCACCACTTTCAGTTATTAACACGTAAAGGTGTTTATCCCTATGATTACATTGATTCCTGGTTGAAATATGAAGACAATAAACTACCGACAAAAGAAATGTTTTATAATACTCTAAAATCTAAACACATCTCAGATATTGATTATAATCATGCCGAAACTGTGTGGTCAGCTTTTAATATAATGACTTTAGGGGAATATACTGATTTATACTTAAAATGTGACGTCTTGTTGTTAAGCGATGTGTTTGAACATTTTAGAAATACAAGTTTGAAGCATTATAATCTAGACCCAGCCTATTATGTATCTGCACCTAATTTAAGTTGGGATGCTATGCTTTTGTTTACAGACGTAAAATTACAGTTAATACACGACTTAGAAGTATATCAGATGATAGAAAGAGGGATACGTGGTGGATTAGCCCAGTGTTCTCTTCGGAATTCAAAAGCAAACAATAAATACACCCCTGATTTTGATACTTCTAGACCCACCTCATATTTGATGTATCTGGATTGTAACAATCTCTATGGTTATGCTATGAGACAAAAATTACCTGTATCAGACTTTGAGTTTTTAACTTTAGATCGGGTTAGAAATTTTGACATACTGACTATACCAGAAAACGGTGAACATGGATACATTTTAGAAGTTGACATGAGTTATCCTGATCATTTACACGATCTGCATGCCGATTTGCCTTTTGCACCTGAAAGGTTTGTTCCCCCAGGTGGGAAGTCAGAAAAGTTAATTGCAAATTTATATGACAAATACAACTATATCATTCATTTCGTACATTTGAAGGAATGTTTAAAGAACGGGTTAGTGTTACAGAAAATACATCGCATTCTACGTTTTAGACAGTCTAActtcttacaaaaatatattgatctAAATACTCGATTACGACAAGAAGCTTCTACTTCATTTGAAAAAgacttttttaaactattaaataaTGCTATATTtggaaaaacaattgaaaataagCGAAAACATTTACATGTTCAATTAGCAATAAAATGGAAAGACAATGacaataaaacaaacaaacacttaggtgcagaaaaaatattattaaaacctAATGTAAAGAATGTATCCATATTTAATGAAAACTTTGTGGCTGTTCAATTAAGTCCTGAAAAATTTGTTTAGACCGCCCGATTTATATTGGATTTACAGTTTTAGAATTGGCAAAAACACATTTATAtcaatttcattataatttcattaaaaaaacgtacaaaGAAAACGTGAAACTCTGTTATACTGATACTGATAGCCTTCTTTATAACATTATTACTGATGACTTTTACAATgatctaaataaaaacatatcaaaATATGATACTAGTAATTATGACCACAATAACCCTTATGGTATACCTAAACTAAATGCTAAAGTACCTGGTTTATTTAAAGATGAATTTGGTGGTACGGTAATTACTGAATTTATTGGATTAAGAGCAAAACTGtactgtttaaaaaatgtaaagaaGACAATAACGAAAGCAAAAGGTGTCACAAAACCTATAACGAATAAATTAAGAATTAAACATTTTGACAAAGTTTTGCAAACAAAAAAGTGTATACccataatatgaatatgattcGATCAATCAAACATGTTTTATATTCACAGCAAGTTGATAAAGTAGTTTTAAACTGCAACGATGATAAAAGGCAGATATTGCCTGACAATATACAAACATTACCATGGGGGcactgtaagactatattttaaattatataataatgtgatactaaaatttgtttttgtttgtttttttttgtacctatctGTAATAATCTCcagaaatttaataaatttatttactctgttaatcaattgttttatttatgttaagaCATATCCTATAAAAAGCGTTgagatatcatatttttttcataataacaatgaaattcatTAAGCATACCCAAACTCTggaagtaaataatataatcgTTGAAAATGACGTGCATAAAAATACAAGACATAGTACATTATTACCTAATACAATCCGCTGTATAATATGTGGACCTTCAAACTGTGGTAAaactaatgtaatattaaatttattattacatgaaaatggtctaaagtttaaaaatatctatttgtattcAAAGACCGCTTTTCAGCCAAAATATCGCTACCTCCAACTAATTATGGAGAAAATTCCAGATgctaactttttaatatttaatgacaATAAAGACGTTATCCATCCAAATGATGCTATGACCAATTCAATCATGATTTTCGATGATGTTGTATGTGAAAATCAAGTGAACATTAGGAATTACTTTGCTATGGGAAGACATCGACAAAttgattgtttttatttatcgcaAACTTACTCCAAAATTCCGAAGCAACTGTTAAGAGACAATGTGAATctcttaattgtttttaaacaaGATGATACTAACTTAAAACATATATACAATGAACATGTAAACACCGATATGGATTGGATAAAATTTAAAGAACTTTGTTCAATTATATGGGATGATTGTTTTagctttttattaattaataaagattGTACACTAGATAAAGGACGATATAGACAGGGGtttgatacatttatttacttttaaatttcccattatttaatgttttaaatgttgACGAAGGCTCACTTGAAACTGAGTGCTCGTATTAAAAGGTTGGTGTCAAGACTGCTGAAATGGATACACATTTAAAAGATCAACTTATCAAAGCAGTAgataacataaaaaacaaaataaagaagataaataatgaagaacatgaaaataatattaatttaaaaaaagtttttaaacctATTACTGAACCATTAGAAAACCTCGTTATGCAAAGTTCTTTTGTTAAACCAGCTATTAACATGACTACAAGTACAGATACGAGTGACAAATCTCAGAATTTAAATGATTCTATAGGATACAAAAATTTCAAAGAGATAATTGCTCCTGATCAGCATTCAGAATATTATGAATACTCTAATGTTAGTAATAAAACTTCTCAAGAACAAAATAATGATACACTTCTATCTCTAAAAAAAGAAGACATGATTGATTTATATGAGGACATCAATATACCATTCGGGATTCGTAGCACGAATAAAAAGTTGATGATGGGTAATTCTGATGTATACTTGTCTTTGGTAAATAAGACTTCCGATACTGAAAAACAATATGTTATTACTATAGACAACAAAAAATTTGAATTAACCGCAGGGTTGAAAGAACTATTGATGCGAAACAAACCCAATCTCAGTCTTGTTACTGAAAAAGATAAAACTGAATACAAAGAAATGTTAACCCGTACAAACGCACATAAACGAGATTTTGATCCAAACGGAAAATTAAAAGGAGACAAAGGTATAAAATATTGCAGTATTATCAAACCTCTCTTTTCAcaattacttgacactaacatTAAAACAGGTGGTAACTTACCTGCAttaaaacattataaaagtaacaCAGATTATATTTATTGGGATGATCCAAATGAATTAATTGAAAGGCTTAAACTTTTGATTGCATCCAAAGACGCTGGAAACACCAACCATGATAATGAAATTATATCAATTATTGAAGAATTAAAGGAAGCCGGTATtgtaaagcaataaaataaattgaaatattatgttaATGCTCAGTGAATAAATAAACGTGTCTTAGACATgacaaataacaatgatatttataattgtaaagcagaatttaataaagtattaagtataaaggaggaaaatatattatctaatacaataaatacagaaataataaacaaaatcgaTGCCTGTATGAAAAAGGTGATGAATATAGATAAAAACATTTCGGTTTTAATGAATCGAGTAACAAAAGTTGAAAAGAATATTTCTAACAAAgaatttgaatataatattaataaacattatgaGCAAAGCGGACGTCGTAAATGAAATTCATAAAAATGCAAGGGTGAATTTTCCTCGAAGAAGCGTCATTTTAAGAGATATTGATGACCTCTGGCAAGCAGATTTAATAGATATGCAGACTTTTTCAAAACTGAATGCTGGttataagtacatattagtGATTATTGACTGTTTCTCAAAATACGCTTGGGCATTTCCACTCAAACGTAAGACTAAAGAAACCGTATCCAAAATGTTTGAAACATTATTATCAAGAGGACGTAAACCAATCAATTTACAAACAGACAGGGGTAATGaattttataatagtaatttcagaaaagttgttcaaaaatataatattaatcatTACTCTACATTTTCCACCAAAAAGGCATCAATAGTTGAAAGACTTATAAGAACTCTTAAAGCTAAGCTGTATAAGGAGTTTAGTCTGAAGGGTAATTATAAATGGGTCGATGGAACTCTTGACCAGAAAGTTTCAGAATATAATCATACTTTTCATAGGACGGTGGGAAGAGCGCCGATCACGATCAATCGTAGTAATAAAGGAGTTGTATTACAAAGATACATTAAGAATTTACTAACAAAGAAAAACCCGGTTTGCAAAAGGTTTCGTATTGGAGATTTTGTAAGAGTTAGCAAGTATAAAGGATGTTTCGAGAAACGATTTACCCCTAATTGGTCAACAGAAATATTTAAGATAACTAATGTTCGAAATACTAACCCCACTACATATTATCTAGAAGACGCCAAGCGTAGGCCTATTTTAGGAGCATTCTATGCGCAAGAAATTCAGAAAACTTTGCATCCTCAAGTTTATCTTGTTGAAAGAGTGTTAAAACGTAAAGGAAATAAAGTATATGTTAAGTGGCTCGGCCTTCCACCGAGTGAAAATAGTTGGATTGATAAGACAAATCGTTTGTAATCGGGTTTAAATTTACTTTCACTGTTTTGTACACTCATTTGTATTTCAAACTCTACACTATAGAGACCAGTACAGACATATCCAACATTTAaatctatttcataaaaaatgaaACGCACGAGAAATAATTCTGAAAACGAAAATAAGAAGAAACTTAGCAATCAGAAATTTGGAGCTGGCTTAAAGAAAACTTTTAATAATCTTGTTTCACACACTAAAAGACATATCAGTAATCTAAAGCCAAAATGTAAGAACATGCTAATGGAATTAGCGTATGCTGCTGCTCAAGAATTAGCATCGGACTTGCCTATACAATTACCCAGAGTGATACCAGTACCTAAAACTGGCGGATTTCTACCATTGATTCCAATTTTAGCAGGATTATCGGCTACAGGAAGTTTAGCAGGAGGTGTTGCGGGAATAAGAAAAGCTATTAACCATTATAAATCAGCAAAACGACAACTAGCTAAATTAAAGAGACATAATATGAAAATGGAGGGTAAATGTATTGGAAAAGGAGTGCATCTTAAACCCTACAAGGGTGGACTAGGAATTtatgttacaaataaaaaaaactagatggcaGGCTACCCAATAGAGCATTGAGTAATATCGATATAATAAAACATTCGAAAAGTATTCCTTACTTTCGTGGTGTATTCATGAGAGATGAATTACCACCAAAACCATTACCGATGGAATGTGGTGTTATTAATTTAGATTCATCTGAAAATAACGGTACTCACTGGGTAGCCtatggaaaaaataaaaattatattgaatattttgatagttACGGAAATTTAAAACCTCCAAAGgaattcataaaatatatggGAGCTAATATACGCTATAATTAcgataatatacaaaaaaatcatttatttaactgtgggcatttatgtttaaaatttctGAATTCATTCTGgcagaaatattattaaataagtaaacttatgtgtttaataagaccaaaaacataatacaacaatattataataaacgaTATCTTCTACCGTATCACATTCAACCTCGAACAGTGTCTAGAATCGGGTGTTAAGCATACGTTTACATAATTTTACCTTACAAAATCAAGTGATACATTATGTATGTTTTCAATAAAAGCGGAATTACAAGAATACCATCGAATATTCAACTCCCAGTCTTCAAAGGAGCAAGTCGATTAAATTCTAGCAAGAGAATTACTAAGAGCAATAAGTTATTTCTTCGTTCTCTtgggtttaaaataaaataaaatacttataataagATGTTGCATATCACAGATATTCCACAACAAGATAATTCAATTGAAAGCTATACCATCCATTCATACAATCCCTACAATCATAGCTTTAAGGAAAATGACGAAATCAGGATACCTATAAATCAACAAGATGTGTATGTATTACCATCTGCAAGCTCCATTTACATTGAAGGGTATGCAAGTGTATGGCGAGTAGATGCTGCTgggaaaaaaataacaaaagatgtaaattttacaaataaccccatattatttttgttcaaaGATATAAGTTACGAACTAAATGGGATTGAAATTGACCGGAATAAAAATTGCGGGATTACTACAACGATGCAATCTCTTATTTCAATGAATGAAGGAGAAAGTAAGAACGCTGCATTGTGGGGTTGGGATCTAAGCGGGAGTATTCTAAAGCAAGGTCATTTCTCCATTATAATACCTCTGAATAAAGTGCTTGGCTTCGCGGAAGATTATAATAAGATTTTAGTCAACTGTAGGCACGAACTTGTACTAAACAGAAGTAATTCAGTTTTAAATAGTGTTGTACTTGAAGAAAATGATCAAGTTCAAATTGATATCCATAAAATCCAATGGCGGGTACCACATGTTAGAGTTTCTGACCGTAATAGATTGCCACTACTAAAGTGCTTAGAGAAAGATCGATCTATACAACTAGCATTCCGGAATTGGGATTTGTATGAATATCCACTTTTACCTAAAACAACAAAACATGCATGGTCAGTAAAAACCGCTTCCCAGTTAGAAAAGCCTAGATATGTTATATTAGCATTACAGACTGATAGAAAACTAAACAAACTAAAAAATTCTACTATATTTGATCACTGCAATATAACTaacgtcaaattatttttaaattcacagTACTTTCCATACGATCctcttaatttaaaattta
This is a stretch of genomic DNA from Leguminivora glycinivorella isolate SPB_JAAS2020 chromosome 20, LegGlyc_1.1, whole genome shotgun sequence. It encodes these proteins:
- the LOC125237006 gene encoding uncharacterized protein LOC125237006, whose protein sequence is MLDTSEHLFNFVPLASSQTQSQSERESGVRRLSLGVKRKATPVYSFIKKPHRNGGTKVIKIEIYDSNKLNENFEHICKCNAELCAQYVVKNTLLDQVYELTRRVIDKIDEGLSSDTPHGYTIE
- the LOC125237007 gene encoding uncharacterized protein LOC125237007 produces the protein MSKPSSHAEDLYLSSSTEEDSSAPPPPPPKVDVIDKRKNPSRRHRRARARGQNVRPIPIRISHPPLRKICQHRHRYHRRLTRSKKEKIQAIDIVSKLEQEGQNSSCEAAARHCSGTIRCR